The Verrucomicrobiia bacterium genomic interval TTCACGGTCTGGTGAACACGGGTGATGGTCGTCGGGAACTGGAGCTCAATCGGGAGCCGAAGGACGGATGAACGAGGTCGTGCAACCCCCATGGACGCGGTGGCTCTGGCTCACCGCGTCGCTGCTGCTTCTGGCCGGGGTGGCGGCGGCGGATTACCTGACGGGGTTCGAGTTGTGGTTCCTGTTCTTCTACCTGGTATCGGTGTCAGTGGCGACCTGGACCACCGGGTGGGGCGCCGGACTGCTGCTGTCGGTGCTCAGCGTCGGGGTGTCGCTCGCCGGGGATTTGGCCAGCGGTGCCCGGTACGCGAACGCCCTGGTCCCCTGGTGGAACGCCCTGATCGCCCTGTCGTTCTACCTGGCCATGGTGGCCGCCCTGACCTTCCTGCGCGCCTCGCGCGACCAGTTGGAACGGCGGGTGCAGGAGCGCACCCGCGAGCTGCGTCATGAGATTGCCGAGCGTGAACGCCTGGAACGGGCGCTCCTGGAGGTGAGTGAACGCGAACAGCGGCGCATCGGCCATGACCTGCACGACAGCCTCTGCCAGCACCTCACCGGAACGGCCCTCGCGGGCCAGGTGCTGCGGGAGAAGCTGATCGCCCGGGATCTCGACGAAGCGCGTGACGCCGAGCGGTTGGTGGGCATGGTGGAGGATGGCATCGGGCTGGCCCGCAGTCTGGCACGGGGGCTGGCGCCGGTGGAGCTTGACACGCAGGGGCTCATGGCGGCGTTGCGGGAGCTGGCGCGCACCACCAGTGCCCACAGCCCGCTCACCTGCCGCCTCGACCTGCCGGACCCCGTCCTGCTCAATGACCCGGAGGCGACCACGCAACTCTTTCGCATCGCGCAGGAGGCCGTCCGCAACGCGGTGCGGCACAGCCGGGGCCGCGAGGTGGTCATCGGACTTCACCAGAACCGCCTGGGCGTGCGCATCACGATCCAGGACGATGGCGTCGGACTTTCGCAGGCCGTCCCGGATTCCGGCGGCATGGGACTCAGCATCATGCGGCACCGTGCGGCGATGATCGGTGCCGCGTTCGCGGTCGAGTGCCTGGAGCGGGGCACCCGGGTGAGCGTGCAGACCCGTGAACTCGGGGCGGAACTGGCGGCCCCGCAGCCGGGGGGACCCGGGGCACCCCAATGGGAGATCCCGGCATGAGCCTGCCACGCCGCATCTTCCTGGTGGACGACCATCCCTTGGTCCGGGAATGGCTCACCACGCTCATCGAGCAGCAGGAGGACCTCGTCGTCTGCGGCGAGGCCGGGGATGCACCGCAGGCCCTGCAGTCCATCGAGCGGCTGCGTCCGGACGTGGTCATCGTGGACATCACGCTGCCCTCCGGCTCCGGGCTTGAGCTGGTGAAGGACATCCGCTGCGTTTCTCCGGAGAGCATTCCCCTGATGCTCAGCATGCACGACGAACTGACCTACTGCGAGCGGGCCCTGCGGGCCGGGGCCCGCGGCTACGTGTCGAAGCGCGACACCACGCGCAAGATCATCACCGCCATCCGGGAGGTGTTGCAGGGCCGGCTCTTCGTCAGCGACGAGTTGCGAACCCTGATGGCGGAGAAGTTTGTCAGCGGTTCGGCGCCGGTGTCGGATGTCCGTCAGCTCAGCGACCGCGAACTGGAGGTCTTCCGCATGCTGGGCGAGGGCCGGGAGACCCGGGAAATTGCGGAGACGCTCGGCCTGAGCATCAAGACCGTCCAGGTCTACTGCGCGCGCATCAAGGAGAAGTTCGGCCTGGCCAATGGCACGGAGCTTCTGCGGGAGGCGATCCGTTGGTGGGACGCCGGCGGAAGCCGGCGTTGAGATGGGCCGCCACCGGGGTCGAATCTCCTGTAGGGCGGCACCCGACATCACGAATCGCCGGCGCCTGACATGCCGGGGGTCGGGGGTCGGTCTAGGATCGGAGATGGGTTGCCGACATGGCTTGCTTCGCCGGGTGCTGCGGATGGTTTGCGCGGCCACGGTGGTGGGTGCGGCACACGCCTCGGGCCGGGCGCCGGCGGACGTTCTGGAGGCGGGGCCCCCAGGAAAACCCGAGGGTCCCCATATCCCGGAGCCGCTGTTGTTCGATCTCGTGCGGCCGCTCGGCGCACGGAAGGGCGAGTTGGAGGCCAATGTGGTGGGCCTGGTGCCGCTCCGGCGGACGCGAAATGGCGCGGGGCAGGCGTCGGACGAACTCGGCCTGGTGCCCCTGAGTCTCGACACCTCCCAGACGGAGTGGGCTCCCGAAATCGAGTACGCCATCCGGGACGGGCTGGCGCTTGAGCTGGAGTTCCCCTTTGAGGGGACCCGGCTGGAAGCGGTGAAGTTTGCGGTGCAATACACCATCGGAACGGCGTTTGAGGGGCAATACATCCACGGTGTGCAAACCATCGCCGAGCGGGCCGTCAACAGCACGGCCACCACCTGGGTCGCGTTGTACCTGGGCGGCTGGCGGTTCACGCCGCACTGGTCGCTGCTGGGCATGTGGGGGGTGG includes:
- a CDS encoding response regulator transcription factor; translated protein: MSLPRRIFLVDDHPLVREWLTTLIEQQEDLVVCGEAGDAPQALQSIERLRPDVVIVDITLPSGSGLELVKDIRCVSPESIPLMLSMHDELTYCERALRAGARGYVSKRDTTRKIITAIREVLQGRLFVSDELRTLMAEKFVSGSAPVSDVRQLSDRELEVFRMLGEGRETREIAETLGLSIKTVQVYCARIKEKFGLANGTELLREAIRWWDAGGSRR
- a CDS encoding sensor histidine kinase; translation: MNEVVQPPWTRWLWLTASLLLLAGVAAADYLTGFELWFLFFYLVSVSVATWTTGWGAGLLLSVLSVGVSLAGDLASGARYANALVPWWNALIALSFYLAMVAALTFLRASRDQLERRVQERTRELRHEIAERERLERALLEVSEREQRRIGHDLHDSLCQHLTGTALAGQVLREKLIARDLDEARDAERLVGMVEDGIGLARSLARGLAPVELDTQGLMAALRELARTTSAHSPLTCRLDLPDPVLLNDPEATTQLFRIAQEAVRNAVRHSRGREVVIGLHQNRLGVRITIQDDGVGLSQAVPDSGGMGLSIMRHRAAMIGAAFAVECLERGTRVSVQTRELGAELAAPQPGGPGAPQWEIPA